One Deinococcus aestuarii genomic window, AAACTCGGCGGTGGGGACATACTGGCGCACCATCTCCCGGTCAACCTCCGTCAACCCGGCATGACACCAGCCGTCGATCTCCCACAACTCGCGCTCGTCGGGGAAGCCGCGTGGCGTGAAGGGTCGGTGGGGTTCGAGCAGCATCCGGTCGGCGTTTCCGCGCACCACCGGACAGCCCGGCGCCGCCACCTCCGCGATGCACTCGCGCGGCCAGGCTCCACCCATCGCCACGTCGCCCAGGCAGATGAATGCGTCCGTACCCTGCGCCCGCAGGTCCGCCAGAGCCGCCCGGAGCGCCGGAAGGTTCCCGTGAATGTCTCCGAAGACCGCGAGCCGCATGGGGCCAGCCTAGCGCTCAGCCCTCCAGCGGCCTCAGCACCGTTTGCAGCCCGCCGAAGGTCAGCTTCCGCTCCTCCCCATCCGGCAGGAAGGGCCGCAACCCCCCGTCGAGCCACGCCGCGACCTCCTCCGCCGTTTCATGTCCCGCGTCCGTGGCGGCGATGGTGTTCGAGTGGGTGAGGAGGTAGGCGACCAGAGCGGGCCGGGTGAAGGGCAGCGGGTGGGTGAAACGTTCCTCCGCGAGGGAGAAGCCCGCCTCCCGTGCCTCGGTCTCGCCGAAGGTGTAGGGGTGGCGGGGTGGAGCCGGATACCGCGCCCAGTACGCGGCCACGAAGCCGGCGAAGTCCCCCCGCCCCGGCATCTGTCCCTGGAAAAAGTCGTCGTACATGAACAGCACGCCGCCGGGCTTTAGCGTTCGCCGCGCCTCGGCCAGGAAGGCGGCCCGGTCGAACCAGTGAAAGGCCTGCGCCACCGTCAGCACGTCGAGCGCGTGGTTGGGAAGGGGCAGACTCTCCGCCTGCGCCCGCGCGTAGGTGACGCGGGGGTGCGGCGCCGCGCGGGCCAGCATCGCCGCCGAGGCGTCGAAGGCGTGGACGCGCTCCACCACCCCCGCGAGGGCCACGCTCGACAGGCCGGTGCCGCAGGCCACGTCGGCTCCGAGCGATCTTCCGTCGAGCAGGGGCGCGAGCCGCGCCATGAACAGCGGGTGGAAGAAGGGCCGCCCGGCGGCGTAACGGGCCGCGCCGTCCTGGCCCCCGAAGGGGTTGGCGGGGGAGGTCACGGGGCCAATGTACGCCTGCCCGCGGCGTTCCTCTTGTCCGGACCCGGGCGGGCAGCCGAACGCTCCCGGCAGGGCCTGGCGAGGCTCCAGACCCACGCTCGGTCTACACGCTGATCAGCCCGAGTTGCACCCCGCGCGTCACCGCCCCGGCGCGGCTCTGCACGCCCAGCTTGGAGTACACGGCCTGAACGTGGAACTTGACGGTGCTCTCGCTGACACCCAGTTCGCGGGCCGCGCGCTTGTTGCTCAGCCCCGCGGCGAGGAGGGAGAGCACGTCGCGCTCGCGGGGAGTGAGGGTCACGCCCTCGGGGGAGGGCCCCGGGTCGTCGGCCTCGTCGCGGGCGGTCAGGACCTCCTCGGGGGGGAGGGCGGCCAGGCCCGCCGCCGCCGCGAGCACGCCCGCGAGGAGTTCGGTGGGCGTGGCGTCGGTCCCCAGCGCCGCCCAGCCGTCCGGGGCGAGGTCGTGCAGCGCCCCCACCCAGGCGCGGGAGCCCAGGGCCACCACCCCCGCCGTTCCCTCCAGCTCCGCCGCGAGCGCCTCGGGGTCGGCCAGCCAGCCGTCGTCCACGATGAGCACGTCCGCCTCGTCGCCGTCCGTCACCGTCAGCCCGAACGCCCGCAGGAGGGCCGCCACCCCCGCCGCCAGCGCGGGCGAGCGCAGGGCCACCCGCACGGACGGAAGGGGAACGGGAGACATACCCGATGGTAAGGGGAGGCTCAGCGTTCCCCGACCGTGAGCGTCACGTCCGTCTCCTCGCCCCCGCGCAGGACGCGGGCGGTGACGGTCTGCCCGGCGAGGTCCCGGACTCGTTCCAGCAGTTCGCGCGGGTGACGCACACCCTCGCCGCCCAGCGCGAGGAGGATGTCGCCGACCCGCAGCCCGGCCTGCTGGGCGGGGCTGCCCTCCTCGACCTGCACGACGGTCAGGCCCAGCCGTCCCCGGGGCCCGCCGCGTCCCCAGCGCCCGCGCCCGCCGGGTCCCCGGCCCCCGAAGTCGCGCGCGCGCCCTTCACGCCGGTCGCCGCGCCGGTCGTCCGGGGCGCCCTCCTCCGGGTCGCGTCCTTCCGGCAGGTGGACGGGCTGGGTGGCGACGCCGAGGTACCCGCGCGGCACCCGGCCGGTGGTGGCGAGGAGGTCGGCCACCCGCATGGCCCGCTCGGCGGGGACGGCGAGCAGCGTGCCGCGCAGCTCGCCCGCGTTCAGCACGCCGACGAGCCCGCCCCGCGCGTCCACCAGGGCCCCGCCGCTCACGCCCGGGAAGGGGGCGGCGCCGGTCGTCAGCCAGCCCCGCCGGGGCGCGGCGCGTTCCATCAGGCCCAGGGTGGCCTGGACCCCGTGCGGCGGGCGGCCCACCGCGAGGAGGAGTTCGCCCACCCGCCCCCCCGCACCCGGCGCGAGCGGCGGCACGCTGAGCCCCGGCACCTTCAGCAGGGCCAGGTTGCTGCCCGGGTCGCGGCCCACGACCGCCCCCGCCAGGGTGCCGCCGTCCGGGGTGCGGACGCTGAGGTCGTCGGCGTGCAGAACGTGCGCGACGGTCAGGACCTGCTCGGCCCCCACGACCGTGCCGCTGATGGGCCGGGCCCCGTGGACGGTGACGACGCTGGCGGCGGCCTGTTCTACGGCGTCGGCGATCTGGCTGGACAGTTCAGAGAAGGTGGTCATGCCCCCAGGGTGCGCCGATGCGCCCGGACACCGCTTCACCCGAACGGTGAGGACCCCTTCCCCT contains:
- a CDS encoding class I SAM-dependent methyltransferase, which codes for MTSPANPFGGQDGAARYAAGRPFFHPLFMARLAPLLDGRSLGADVACGTGLSSVALAGVVERVHAFDASAAMLARAAPHPRVTYARAQAESLPLPNHALDVLTVAQAFHWFDRAAFLAEARRTLKPGGVLFMYDDFFQGQMPGRGDFAGFVAAYWARYPAPPRHPYTFGETEAREAGFSLAEERFTHPLPFTRPALVAYLLTHSNTIAATDAGHETAEEVAAWLDGGLRPFLPDGEERKLTFGGLQTVLRPLEG
- a CDS encoding helix-turn-helix transcriptional regulator, whose product is MSPVPLPSVRVALRSPALAAGVAALLRAFGLTVTDGDEADVLIVDDGWLADPEALAAELEGTAGVVALGSRAWVGALHDLAPDGWAALGTDATPTELLAGVLAAAAGLAALPPEEVLTARDEADDPGPSPEGVTLTPRERDVLSLLAAGLSNKRAARELGVSESTVKFHVQAVYSKLGVQSRAGAVTRGVQLGLISV
- a CDS encoding S1C family serine protease → MTTFSELSSQIADAVEQAAASVVTVHGARPISGTVVGAEQVLTVAHVLHADDLSVRTPDGGTLAGAVVGRDPGSNLALLKVPGLSVPPLAPGAGGRVGELLLAVGRPPHGVQATLGLMERAAPRRGWLTTGAAPFPGVSGGALVDARGGLVGVLNAGELRGTLLAVPAERAMRVADLLATTGRVPRGYLGVATQPVHLPEGRDPEEGAPDDRRGDRREGRARDFGGRGPGGRGRWGRGGPRGRLGLTVVQVEEGSPAQQAGLRVGDILLALGGEGVRHPRELLERVRDLAGQTVTARVLRGGEETDVTLTVGER